The genomic interval TACTGTCGACCGAACGAAAACAGCGTTACAGCATGGTGAATGTTACAGATATATGTTACAGACATCAATTTCAAGAAACCTCATCATCCTGATCCAAAACCACAGGATGGCACCGAGACAGACAGCTGTTACAGATATATGTAACAGATTTCTGTATCAGAAATATATGGTAGGTGAGGGTTCCAGTTAGCTGAAACAGAGATATGTAATTGAGGACCGGGACAGCTGTTGATGATAACTGTTATCGTCTACTCCGAATCAGGTGGGGTGCCAAAACCACAGGCCAATGCCGTCACAGACAACTGTTACAGACATACGAAACAGGCTATTGTAACAGAAGGGCGTGACAGATTTACGTACCAGTCAATTGAAACAGATTTATGTGGTAGAAGACTGTAGCGTCTGTTGATGATAACTGCCGTCGTCTACTCCGAATCAGGCGGGACGTTCAAAACCACGACTACAGCGAACCTCGCGGTCAGTCTTGAGCGAATGGGGTTCGACGTGTGCGTGATCGACCTCGATCCCCAAGAGGGTAATTTAACAAGCCTGTTCGACGTGGGCGAACACCGAAGTGATCCAGACGCCGATAACTTCGTGAAACACATCCTCGAGATGCCCGACGGTGATTTCGAGGACCTCATCGAGACCTCGAGCGAGGGCGTCGACGTAATCCCGAGCCATGACATGCTCGGCGATTTCACGTCAAATCTCGAGCAGAAGATTGCCTATGAAACAGGCATGAAGAATATGTCCAAAGAGGAGTTCCCGCGGTTCGAGCTGCTATACGATCTGCTATGGAACGAACAGCAACTTCACAAACAGTATGACGCTGTCCTTATCGATCCGAACGCACGTGCCGAGGACCTGTTGTATAACGCCATCTACGCTATGCGGACACTCGTGGCCCCGGTCAAGCCTGCAGGGAAAGGAAACCTCAGTCTTGACGGACTCGAAGAACTCGTCACGAACATGAGCAACTATCTAGATATCGAGGTTGGCCTGTCATGTGTCGTTCCGTCCGGCGTTGGCCAGACGAACGCCCATCAGCAGTACTCCAAGCAGTTCCAAGACACTGACGAGTACGCAACGCCGGTCGCAATCCCCGCCCGAGAGAGTCTCATGGACACGATGTGGGAAGCCCGGGGATCTGCATATAAAGTGATCGAAGAACGGTGGAAGACGTTCGAGAAAGACGGCGAGATGGTCAGCGAGCCTGGACAACGCCGTATTCGCGACCGGGAGCTCGAGACCGCTCGTGACATCTACGAGCTGGCTGCGTTCATCGCAACTGAGACCTTCGACGCCGAGATCGATCCGACGCTCACGCTCGATATCGACGGCTATGACACGCGCACATTCGAGGTTTGTGACGACGCCGAACGCGAGGTGACGGCCTGATGCCGATGAAAAAGGGTTCAGGGAGCCTCGATTTCGGCGAAGACGGCGACGATTCGAACGATGAGTCCGATGACTCTGAACCGCGAACGGAGGACTTGAGCGAAGAGAGGTCAACCGACCAGAGCAACACAGAACAAACACCAACGCAACCAGAGAGCACTGAATCCGAACCGAAATCCGACGACGAAGCAGAATATCCGTACTTCGTCCGCCGGAGTAAGGTTGGCGACGAACGCGATGAGCGGATCGAAGTATATCTACGGACCGAGGTCAGCGACCAAGAGTCGGCGTTTCGAAGTGACCTCGCCGACGCACTCGAGACTGGCGAAGTTTCGAAAACAGACGCCCGCGAGTTCGCGTTGAAATATGCATTTGAGAATCCTGAGGGTGTCGCCGAATTGATGCGCGAAGAAGGTCACGGGATCACAGACTAATTTCTGCATCTTGCCGCTTCCTATCTAGCGTGCCTAGCTAAAGCCGTCTTGTATCACCCTTATCATCACCAACCCATCTCACAGACCATCCCAGTCATCATCAGAGTCACTTAGACCTCCTCTTCTTGTGCGATCCGCTCGCAGTTTTAGAGAGGTCTTGGTCTCTACAGATGCAAACCGATTACTAAAGCCTGCATCAAATCATATTTGCTTCCGGGTGATTATCGATCATTCGATTTGCCAAATTTGGATTTCCCAATTTGGGT from Haloterrigena sp. KLK7 carries:
- a CDS encoding acyl-CoA dehydrogenase, with protein sequence MPMKKGSGSLDFGEDGDDSNDESDDSEPRTEDLSEERSTDQSNTEQTPTQPESTESEPKSDDEAEYPYFVRRSKVGDERDERIEVYLRTEVSDQESAFRSDLADALETGEVSKTDAREFALKYAFENPEGVAELMREEGHGITD
- a CDS encoding ParA family protein — protein: MITAVVYSESGGTFKTTTTANLAVSLERMGFDVCVIDLDPQEGNLTSLFDVGEHRSDPDADNFVKHILEMPDGDFEDLIETSSEGVDVIPSHDMLGDFTSNLEQKIAYETGMKNMSKEEFPRFELLYDLLWNEQQLHKQYDAVLIDPNARAEDLLYNAIYAMRTLVAPVKPAGKGNLSLDGLEELVTNMSNYLDIEVGLSCVVPSGVGQTNAHQQYSKQFQDTDEYATPVAIPARESLMDTMWEARGSAYKVIEERWKTFEKDGEMVSEPGQRRIRDRELETARDIYELAAFIATETFDAEIDPTLTLDIDGYDTRTFEVCDDAEREVTA